The following proteins are encoded in a genomic region of Sorangiineae bacterium MSr12523:
- a CDS encoding DEAD/DEAH box helicase has protein sequence MPFSGAAAWSEERGVDSVLDRWLKSNMVRPCFCADEHLSGQEAHTVPFPEDLDPALQGALRQRGIGALYTHQARAFMLARAPQDRPHAVVVSTPTASGKSLCFHLPMLSKLREDPDARAIYLFPTKALARDQEASLQELMTHAGLGSPAIVYDGDTPGDARRAARERGRVLLTNPDMIHTGILPHHANFARTFQNLRYVVVDEMHMYKGVFGSHVANVLRRLQRIAAFHGSRPILIGATATIGNPREHAARLFGLPVDDVALVSESGAPRGDRRFFLFNPPVVNAELGIRASYVKQAVMLAADLVRAKVPTLIFGHSRNNVEIMLRYLRERVGKDVDPSRIMGYRGGYLPETRREIERALRAGELLAIVATNALELGIDVGELDAVICAGYPGSVAATWQRFGRAGRRGGLSIAVLITSSAPVDQYLAREPGYLLGAPVEEARIDPDNVEILIQHLKCGAFELPFARGERFGGLTSEETVDALEFLAKRKVLHEARGTFHWAADAYPANNVSLRSVGWDNVVIVDVARDKAIAELDWRGSHTMLHEQAIYQHDGECWQVEKLDYENHKAFVRKVEPDYWTDAMTYTNISILEESALGPATTTSDWPSGWGEVSVVEKVVGYKKIKFYTHENTGYGEVFLPEMQMHTTAFWFTVPERVCAEIAAGRAAAIDALRGIGIALETVATLALMCDPRDLGTSLGDAHEEEGAEGTTVSLPRKTRGGPAAGYNPTLFLYEHVPGGTGLSQRIFEQRETLVARALRLIERCPCTDGCPACVGPSGETRKAVALELLRRVVATA, from the coding sequence ATGCCGTTTTCGGGTGCTGCCGCTTGGTCCGAGGAACGCGGGGTCGATTCCGTTCTCGACCGCTGGTTGAAAAGCAACATGGTGCGGCCGTGCTTCTGCGCGGACGAGCATCTCTCCGGGCAGGAGGCGCACACGGTTCCCTTCCCCGAGGACCTGGACCCCGCACTGCAAGGTGCGCTGCGGCAGCGCGGGATTGGTGCATTGTACACGCATCAAGCGCGCGCGTTCATGTTGGCGCGCGCTCCACAAGATCGTCCCCACGCGGTGGTGGTCTCTACACCGACGGCCAGCGGCAAGAGCCTCTGCTTCCACCTGCCGATGCTCTCCAAGCTGCGCGAGGATCCAGATGCGCGCGCCATCTACCTATTTCCGACGAAGGCGCTCGCGCGCGATCAAGAAGCGAGCTTGCAAGAGCTCATGACCCACGCGGGGCTCGGCAGCCCGGCCATCGTCTACGACGGCGACACACCGGGCGATGCGCGGCGGGCCGCACGCGAGCGGGGGCGCGTGCTGCTGACCAACCCGGACATGATCCACACCGGGATCCTGCCGCACCACGCGAACTTCGCGCGCACGTTTCAGAACCTGCGTTACGTCGTCGTGGACGAGATGCACATGTACAAAGGCGTGTTCGGCTCGCACGTGGCCAACGTGCTCCGGCGCCTTCAGCGCATTGCCGCCTTTCACGGCTCTCGACCGATCCTCATTGGTGCGACGGCGACCATCGGCAACCCGCGCGAGCACGCAGCGCGGCTTTTCGGCCTTCCCGTGGACGACGTGGCCCTCGTGTCCGAAAGCGGCGCCCCGCGGGGCGACAGGCGGTTTTTCCTGTTCAATCCGCCGGTGGTCAACGCGGAGCTGGGCATCCGCGCGAGCTACGTGAAGCAGGCGGTCATGCTCGCGGCCGATCTGGTGCGCGCCAAAGTGCCCACGCTCATCTTCGGGCACTCGCGCAACAACGTGGAGATCATGCTGCGCTACTTGCGCGAACGCGTCGGCAAGGACGTCGATCCGTCGCGCATCATGGGCTACCGCGGCGGGTACCTGCCCGAGACGCGGCGCGAGATCGAGCGCGCGCTCCGCGCGGGCGAGCTATTGGCCATCGTGGCCACGAACGCGCTGGAGCTCGGGATCGACGTCGGGGAGCTCGATGCGGTCATCTGCGCGGGCTACCCGGGCTCGGTGGCGGCCACGTGGCAGCGCTTCGGGCGTGCGGGGCGGCGCGGCGGGCTTTCCATTGCGGTGCTCATCACGTCGAGCGCGCCGGTGGATCAGTACCTCGCGCGGGAGCCAGGGTACCTGCTCGGGGCGCCGGTCGAAGAAGCGCGCATCGACCCGGACAACGTGGAGATCTTGATCCAGCACTTGAAGTGCGGCGCCTTCGAGCTGCCGTTCGCACGGGGCGAGCGCTTTGGCGGCCTCACCTCGGAGGAGACGGTGGATGCGCTGGAGTTCCTCGCGAAGCGCAAGGTGCTGCACGAGGCACGCGGCACGTTCCATTGGGCGGCGGACGCGTACCCGGCGAACAACGTTTCGCTGCGCAGCGTGGGATGGGACAACGTGGTCATCGTGGACGTCGCCCGCGACAAGGCCATCGCGGAGCTCGACTGGCGAGGGTCGCACACGATGCTGCACGAGCAGGCCATCTACCAGCACGATGGCGAGTGCTGGCAGGTGGAAAAGCTCGACTACGAGAACCACAAGGCGTTCGTCCGCAAAGTGGAGCCCGACTATTGGACGGATGCGATGACGTACACGAACATCTCCATCCTCGAGGAGAGCGCCCTCGGTCCAGCGACGACCACGTCCGATTGGCCCAGCGGCTGGGGCGAGGTGAGCGTGGTGGAGAAGGTCGTCGGGTACAAGAAGATCAAGTTCTACACGCACGAGAACACCGGCTACGGCGAGGTGTTCCTGCCCGAGATGCAGATGCATACGACGGCCTTCTGGTTCACCGTACCCGAGCGCGTGTGCGCGGAGATTGCCGCGGGGCGTGCGGCGGCCATCGATGCGCTGCGCGGCATCGGCATCGCGCTGGAAACGGTGGCGACGTTGGCGCTCATGTGCGATCCGCGCGATCTCGGGACGAGCCTCGGCGATGCGCACGAGGAAGAAGGCGCCGAGGGCACCACCGTTTCCCTTCCGCGAAAGACACGCGGGGGGCCGGCGGCGGGCTACAACCCGACCTTGTTCCTGTACGAGCACGTGCCGGGTGGAACCGGTCTCTCGCAGCGCATCTTCGAGCAGCGCGAGACCTTGGTGGCGCGTGCCCTGCGACTCATCGAGCGGTGCCCCTGCACCGACGGATGCCCCGCATGCGTAGGCCCCAGCGGCGAGACGCGCAAAGCCGTCGCCCTGGAGCTACTCCGCCGCGTCGTGGCAACGGCGTAA
- a CDS encoding acyl carrier protein yields MANENLKEELRALISEISEVDDIPDDAAFKDLGIDSMMGVEIVAAIERQYKIKVDDTELQEITTLTKSYELVSGKLGNT; encoded by the coding sequence ATGGCGAATGAGAATCTGAAGGAAGAACTGCGGGCCCTTATCTCCGAAATCTCCGAAGTGGATGACATTCCGGACGATGCGGCTTTCAAGGACCTCGGCATCGATTCGATGATGGGTGTCGAAATCGTCGCGGCGATCGAGCGGCAGTACAAGATCAAGGTGGACGATACGGAACTCCAGGAGATCACTACACTCACCAAGTCGTACGAGCTGGTGAGCGGTAAGTTGGGCAACACCTGA
- a CDS encoding acyl carrier protein: MASSRVELLKLFAQTATEIVEKEFTNISESTVISELGIDSLGMLEIVGSMERQLKIQLPDESLAGIQTVKDLIELVERKQQGV; the protein is encoded by the coding sequence ATGGCGTCAAGTCGGGTAGAGCTCCTGAAGTTGTTTGCGCAGACCGCGACCGAGATCGTGGAGAAGGAGTTCACCAACATCTCGGAGTCCACGGTCATCAGCGAGCTCGGGATCGACTCACTGGGAATGCTCGAGATCGTCGGCTCGATGGAGCGACAGCTCAAGATTCAGCTTCCGGACGAATCGCTCGCCGGAATCCAAACGGTCAAAGATTTGATCGAGCTGGTGGAACGAAAGCAGCAAGGGGTTTGA
- a CDS encoding acyl-ACP desaturase, whose product MKDPTKHHERQERLYRMYKEFFDKAERERRWNPLRDVPYDRISDNTPESLITVAETFCAVESFLPDYVSQGLNVVRPYFGQAWFSANWAYEESKHSLALMEYLMRSGRRTPQQMFELQNRLMEVSWKLPFHTARQMTIYGCFQEMSTFVIYVKQEQRAKAAGDDCLAAIFRLNARDEIAHCRFYEDVVKVLLDEDRHGTLVDISHVAKNFEMPGVGIVPNYDDRIAVMREEGKVDRAVFFQKVFFPVLKYLGVTRQELQEAAWTERDRIQCVSAAE is encoded by the coding sequence GTGAAAGATCCGACCAAACATCACGAGCGACAAGAACGCCTTTACCGCATGTACAAGGAGTTCTTCGACAAAGCGGAGCGCGAGCGTCGGTGGAATCCCCTTCGCGACGTTCCGTACGATCGCATCAGCGACAACACGCCCGAATCGCTCATCACGGTCGCGGAGACCTTCTGCGCCGTCGAAAGCTTTTTGCCCGACTACGTTTCGCAAGGCCTGAACGTCGTCCGTCCGTACTTCGGTCAAGCTTGGTTCTCGGCGAACTGGGCGTACGAGGAGTCGAAGCACTCCCTCGCACTGATGGAGTACCTGATGCGGTCCGGCCGGCGGACCCCGCAGCAGATGTTCGAGCTGCAGAACCGTTTGATGGAGGTCTCCTGGAAGCTGCCGTTCCACACGGCCCGCCAGATGACCATCTACGGTTGCTTCCAAGAGATGTCGACGTTCGTCATCTACGTGAAGCAAGAGCAGCGGGCGAAGGCCGCCGGCGATGACTGCCTCGCCGCCATCTTCCGATTGAATGCGCGCGACGAGATCGCGCACTGCCGCTTCTACGAGGACGTCGTCAAAGTTCTGCTCGACGAAGATCGTCACGGCACGCTCGTGGACATTTCCCACGTGGCAAAAAACTTCGAGATGCCCGGGGTCGGCATCGTCCCGAACTACGACGACCGCATCGCTGTGATGCGCGAAGAGGGAAAGGTCGACCGAGCGGTCTTCTTCCAAAAGGTATTTTTCCCTGTCTTGAAATATCTCGGTGTCACGAGACAAGAGCTGCAAGAGGCAGCTTGGACCGAGCGCGATCGCATTCAATGCGTGTCCGCGGCCGAGTGA
- a CDS encoding protein kinase, producing MTSVGKYTLLQELNDREAPTYAARCAGLDGASELVAIERYATDIAADAEDEASLAEAARGGQILTELYHPNLASVRDVVASSGEVLVVSAFVDGDSYGKLMPAGREKSFDAFPFALKLAIVSDVIEGLAALHEFARAHDTIIVHGGVTPRNVIVCADGRARLVRVCNLFPEQVSPASPTLGYIAPELLDPTRRPEPSVDVFGAGVMLWEVLAGKRLAVQTNAPLLLLKEFDKGPPRGIPQEELSWAKAFIPIVERALSSSDKRYKDAEQMARAMRAVFAAAGEQVKTRATVKDVAEFIEEVSGDRIRERRAELGFSAPLPLTASRATIAPMRSRPSLPELPSLGSVPLPLPPPPARIYLPSLVDEDEFSSRGRIASASPLPSSLPPRDPSMDQEDLPAMDQDENLSALAPIVSPNDTLIIDEKSRESFWVGGDPTDEREAIKASNPPPGFDDGERKFEDDDEDDDGAVSGTAETVLHRTSQGKLEAREKPAPAPAPVVKAESSFPPPAPPPPRQSLFEDRREQRRPVVWGGVVLAVAAALVFGYGLGRGQKPAPGQAAAPVTNVNVVPVASAAPAPPARVSAEITNAEPVAQPAAAEPAPSGEPEAAKDAPAAAKPQPATEIELVPEGARSTARRPRPAAGHAGARPSPSEGSAPSGGSAPAAPAATSTTSPAPDPSASQGQTDGRQKFNPQGI from the coding sequence GTGACATCGGTCGGTAAGTACACGTTGCTCCAGGAGCTCAACGATCGCGAAGCGCCGACGTACGCGGCGCGTTGCGCGGGGCTGGATGGGGCATCCGAGCTGGTCGCGATCGAGCGATATGCGACGGACATCGCAGCGGACGCCGAGGATGAAGCGTCGCTGGCAGAGGCCGCGCGCGGCGGCCAGATCCTGACGGAGCTTTACCATCCCAACCTGGCCTCGGTGCGGGACGTGGTGGCCTCCTCGGGGGAAGTGCTCGTCGTGAGCGCCTTCGTCGACGGCGACAGCTACGGCAAGTTGATGCCGGCCGGTCGTGAGAAGAGCTTCGATGCATTTCCCTTCGCGTTGAAGCTGGCGATTGTCTCGGACGTCATCGAGGGCTTGGCCGCGCTGCACGAGTTTGCGCGCGCGCACGATACGATCATCGTGCACGGCGGCGTGACACCACGGAATGTCATCGTGTGCGCGGACGGGCGAGCGCGCCTCGTGCGCGTGTGCAACTTGTTCCCCGAGCAGGTGAGCCCGGCGAGTCCAACGCTCGGGTACATCGCGCCGGAGCTTTTGGACCCGACGCGGCGGCCGGAGCCCAGCGTCGACGTGTTCGGGGCGGGGGTGATGCTCTGGGAAGTGCTCGCGGGCAAGCGGCTCGCGGTGCAAACCAATGCGCCGTTGCTCCTGCTCAAGGAGTTCGACAAAGGTCCGCCGCGGGGCATTCCGCAGGAGGAACTGAGCTGGGCGAAGGCCTTCATCCCCATCGTCGAGCGCGCGCTTTCGTCTTCGGACAAGCGCTACAAGGACGCCGAGCAGATGGCCCGCGCGATGCGTGCGGTGTTCGCCGCTGCGGGCGAGCAGGTGAAGACGCGCGCCACCGTGAAAGACGTGGCCGAGTTCATCGAGGAGGTCTCGGGCGATCGCATCCGCGAGCGCCGGGCGGAGCTGGGCTTCAGTGCACCGCTGCCGCTCACCGCCTCGCGCGCGACCATTGCGCCGATGCGTTCGCGTCCCTCGCTGCCGGAGCTCCCGTCGCTAGGGTCGGTGCCCTTGCCGCTGCCGCCACCGCCGGCGCGCATCTACTTGCCGTCATTGGTCGACGAGGACGAGTTCTCCTCGCGCGGCCGGATCGCGTCGGCGTCGCCCCTTCCGTCCTCGCTGCCTCCGCGGGATCCGTCGATGGATCAGGAAGATCTACCGGCGATGGATCAGGACGAGAACCTATCCGCGCTGGCCCCGATCGTGTCGCCGAACGACACGCTCATCATCGACGAGAAGTCGCGCGAATCGTTCTGGGTGGGCGGCGATCCCACGGACGAGCGGGAAGCCATCAAGGCGAGCAATCCGCCGCCCGGCTTCGACGACGGGGAGCGCAAATTCGAAGATGACGACGAAGACGACGACGGCGCGGTGAGCGGGACGGCCGAGACCGTGCTGCACCGCACGTCGCAGGGAAAGCTGGAAGCGCGGGAGAAGCCTGCCCCTGCGCCTGCACCCGTGGTGAAGGCGGAGTCCTCCTTTCCGCCGCCGGCGCCTCCGCCGCCGCGGCAATCGCTCTTCGAGGATCGGCGCGAGCAGCGCCGGCCCGTCGTTTGGGGTGGCGTGGTGTTGGCCGTGGCCGCGGCCCTGGTGTTCGGGTATGGCCTCGGGCGCGGGCAGAAGCCGGCCCCGGGACAAGCTGCGGCACCGGTGACCAATGTGAACGTGGTGCCCGTGGCATCGGCTGCACCCGCACCGCCTGCGCGTGTGAGCGCCGAGATCACGAATGCCGAGCCGGTCGCACAGCCTGCGGCCGCGGAGCCGGCGCCCTCCGGGGAGCCCGAGGCGGCGAAGGATGCGCCCGCCGCGGCAAAACCGCAGCCCGCGACGGAGATCGAGCTCGTGCCGGAGGGGGCACGCTCCACGGCACGCCGTCCTCGCCCCGCGGCAGGTCACGCCGGTGCGCGTCCGTCGCCTTCGGAAGGATCGGCGCCCTCAGGAGGCTCCGCGCCCGCCGCGCCGGCGGCTACTTCAACGACTTCGCCCGCTCCCGATCCGAGTGCATCGCAAGGACAGACGGACGGGCGGCAGAAGTTCAACCCCCAGGGGATCTAG
- a CDS encoding cyclase family protein produces MKTRTLIGLSSLFAAIAAPLSCSESQAALHEPREDVLQAGPSEWGPDDEIGAANRLDPALVRNAAKLVTTGKSYSLGIEVNSQTPAYGHRTFQVYMTQPENPAGKGIGTKGLTYNDEMIEGWMGVGTQLNGLGHVGIENVYYNGHKEQDILTIHGVKKLGLEKLPPLVTRGVLLDMAAHLGTDMIREGTPFGAADLEAVARQQGVTLQKGDIVLLHTGWLGLMGKDNKRFLEGCPGINREAARFLVSKGIVAIGADTWAVEVVPGEPGAGTFEVNQTLIAKNGIYVLENIRTSELARDKAYEFLFVLGHPKYTGTTQAIINPVALR; encoded by the coding sequence ATGAAAACACGCACGCTCATCGGGCTTTCTTCTCTGTTCGCCGCCATCGCGGCTCCCCTTTCCTGCTCCGAATCGCAGGCCGCGCTCCACGAGCCGCGTGAGGACGTGCTGCAAGCCGGCCCCAGTGAATGGGGCCCCGACGATGAAATCGGTGCCGCCAATCGCCTCGACCCGGCGTTGGTCCGCAATGCTGCAAAGCTGGTGACCACGGGAAAGTCGTACTCGCTCGGCATCGAGGTGAACAGCCAGACACCGGCCTACGGGCACCGCACCTTCCAGGTGTACATGACCCAGCCCGAGAACCCAGCCGGCAAGGGCATCGGCACGAAGGGCCTCACCTACAACGACGAGATGATCGAAGGCTGGATGGGCGTGGGCACGCAGCTCAATGGCCTCGGGCACGTCGGTATCGAGAACGTCTATTACAACGGCCACAAGGAGCAGGACATTCTCACCATCCACGGGGTGAAGAAGCTCGGGCTCGAAAAATTGCCACCGCTCGTCACGCGCGGGGTGTTGCTCGACATGGCCGCGCACCTGGGCACCGACATGATTCGTGAAGGCACGCCCTTCGGCGCGGCGGACCTCGAGGCGGTCGCACGCCAACAGGGCGTCACCCTGCAAAAAGGCGACATCGTGCTCCTTCACACGGGATGGCTCGGCCTCATGGGCAAGGACAACAAGCGCTTTCTCGAAGGTTGCCCCGGCATCAACCGCGAGGCCGCGCGCTTTCTCGTCAGCAAGGGCATCGTGGCCATCGGCGCCGACACATGGGCCGTCGAGGTCGTTCCAGGCGAGCCGGGTGCGGGCACGTTCGAGGTGAATCAGACCTTGATTGCGAAAAACGGCATCTACGTGCTCGAGAACATCCGCACCTCGGAACTGGCCCGCGACAAGGCCTACGAGTTCCTCTTCGTTCTGGGCCACCCGAAGTACACGGGGACGACCCAAGCCATCATCAACCCGGTCGCGCTTCGTTAA
- the ileS gene encoding isoleucine--tRNA ligase, with protein sequence MSDRLPEMFEKVPQELNFPKEEREILKLWKEKRIFERSLEESSQRPPWVFYEGPPTANGLPHNGHVLTRVMKDIFPRYKTMRGYHVARKAGWDTHGLPVEVEVEKELRIHGKAAIEEYGVEPFVKKCIDSVFRYTDEWAKMTERVGFWVDLPDAYVTYHRSYVESVWWALSELFKKGLLYQGHKVVWWWAQGGTALSSGEVGLGYKEVDDPSVLVRFPLTDDVKKDGAVLIPKDASLLVWTTTPWTLPSNAYSVVHPKHTYVVARTEAGARYVLAKDLVEAIGKKLKTELTVEREFPGVHVVGARYTPPFDLYSKTLGTSTPYWTVMAADYVTLDTGSGIVHTAPAFGEDDFQTHRKVLESLSREQAESLPLLCAVKPDGTFIDELTKYAGRWVKDCDKEIQEELKSRGLLVHAELYRHDYPFCWRADSDPLIQFARPAWYIRTTEKIRNAIANNRTVEWLPEHIKEGRFGDFLANNVDWALSRERYWGTPLNIWINDKTGALEAPDSVDAILKKNPRAFDHFEEARKKDPSLSEHLIVHKPWIDQVTWQNPGEEGTYRRVPEVIDCWFDSGSMPFAQWGYPHKGHDQFAKSFPADFISEAIDQTRGWFYTLLMISTLVFDEECQKRLGLEPRTYPLPYKTCIVLGHISDKEGKKESKSKGNYTPPEVILDSVSMDFGVLDAADPKLGVTPAKGTAYIAREDLEGLDLKAGAVVRVYRPDGKGERLELKIEIGKKLRRRIVVLHPDDRAKLGVKPTAKTDVQPVEVPRLPAEERITVEDPSSSAPGADAFRWFFYASNPPWSNTRHSLSNVRTLQKETLIKLRNVYSFFTIYGSIDRFDPAAPRPALSERSELDRWILDLVGYTTKNVRDKMDAYQLFEATKYLVELVDALSNWYVRRSRDRFWKSGWDNDKASAYATLYECLVQTAGLLAPFVPFVSEAMYQNLVVRPAVIQGKGDSLPPSIHLTSYPEPPATFDDELRSTMYAVRDVVSLGLQVRTQAKLKVRQPLRSAKVIVSDVGLRKRLARYEAMIREELNVLGVEFVEDSQVRQYVTYNLKPNFRSLGQKGLGKEAQTLKKVLADTSAEDAAALHAQVVGTGSVVISGVSCCIDDLEVAFTTHEGFSAAGDRVGVVVLETTLDDELRDLGFLREVQSRVQAARKDQGLEYTDRIKLWLSGGERLAKIIATYGDALAKEVLAAEVQVDQLGKSNRQRDEVDIDGETVGIAIEKIG encoded by the coding sequence ATGTCCGACCGCTTGCCTGAGATGTTCGAAAAGGTGCCCCAAGAGCTGAATTTCCCGAAGGAAGAGCGGGAGATTCTCAAGCTGTGGAAGGAGAAGCGGATTTTCGAGCGCTCGCTCGAAGAGAGCTCCCAGCGTCCGCCTTGGGTCTTTTACGAAGGCCCGCCCACGGCCAACGGCCTGCCGCACAACGGGCACGTGCTCACGCGCGTGATGAAGGACATTTTCCCGCGCTACAAGACCATGCGCGGCTACCACGTGGCCCGCAAAGCTGGCTGGGACACGCACGGCCTGCCCGTGGAGGTCGAGGTCGAGAAAGAGCTGCGCATCCACGGCAAGGCGGCCATCGAAGAGTACGGCGTCGAGCCCTTCGTCAAGAAGTGCATCGACTCGGTGTTCCGCTACACCGACGAGTGGGCGAAGATGACCGAGCGCGTCGGCTTCTGGGTCGACCTGCCCGACGCCTACGTCACCTACCACCGCAGCTACGTCGAGAGCGTCTGGTGGGCGCTGTCCGAGCTCTTCAAGAAGGGCCTGCTCTACCAAGGCCACAAGGTCGTCTGGTGGTGGGCCCAGGGCGGCACCGCGCTCTCGTCCGGTGAGGTCGGCCTTGGTTATAAAGAGGTCGACGACCCCAGCGTGCTCGTGCGCTTCCCGCTCACGGACGACGTCAAGAAAGACGGCGCCGTGCTCATCCCGAAAGATGCCTCGCTCTTGGTGTGGACGACCACGCCGTGGACCTTGCCGTCGAACGCCTATTCCGTCGTCCATCCCAAGCACACCTACGTCGTGGCCCGCACGGAAGCGGGCGCGCGCTACGTCCTGGCGAAGGACCTCGTCGAGGCCATCGGCAAGAAGCTCAAGACCGAGCTCACCGTGGAGCGCGAGTTCCCGGGCGTCCATGTGGTGGGTGCCCGCTACACGCCGCCCTTCGACCTCTACAGCAAGACGCTCGGCACGAGCACGCCGTACTGGACCGTGATGGCCGCGGATTACGTCACGCTGGATACCGGCAGCGGCATCGTCCACACGGCGCCGGCGTTCGGCGAGGACGACTTCCAAACGCACCGCAAGGTGCTCGAGTCGCTTTCGCGCGAGCAGGCGGAATCCCTGCCGCTGCTTTGCGCCGTGAAGCCGGACGGCACCTTCATCGACGAGCTCACGAAGTACGCGGGCCGCTGGGTGAAAGACTGCGACAAGGAGATCCAAGAGGAGCTCAAGTCGCGCGGCCTCTTGGTCCACGCCGAGCTGTATCGCCACGATTATCCATTCTGCTGGCGCGCGGACTCGGACCCGCTCATCCAATTTGCGCGGCCCGCCTGGTACATCCGCACCACGGAGAAGATCCGCAACGCCATCGCGAACAACCGCACCGTCGAGTGGCTGCCGGAGCACATCAAAGAAGGCCGCTTTGGCGACTTCCTCGCCAACAACGTCGACTGGGCCCTGTCGCGCGAGCGCTATTGGGGCACGCCGCTCAACATCTGGATCAACGACAAAACCGGCGCCCTCGAGGCCCCTGATTCGGTCGACGCGATCCTGAAGAAGAACCCGCGTGCGTTCGACCACTTCGAGGAGGCGCGCAAGAAGGACCCGTCCCTCAGCGAGCACCTCATCGTGCACAAGCCGTGGATCGACCAGGTAACCTGGCAAAATCCCGGTGAAGAGGGAACGTACCGCCGTGTGCCGGAAGTCATCGACTGCTGGTTCGACTCCGGTTCGATGCCCTTTGCGCAGTGGGGCTACCCGCACAAGGGGCACGACCAATTCGCCAAGAGCTTCCCCGCGGACTTCATCTCCGAGGCGATCGATCAGACGCGCGGCTGGTTCTACACGCTGCTCATGATCTCGACCTTGGTCTTCGACGAGGAGTGCCAGAAGCGCCTCGGCCTGGAGCCGCGCACGTACCCGCTTCCGTACAAGACGTGCATCGTTCTCGGGCACATCTCGGACAAGGAAGGGAAGAAGGAGAGCAAGTCCAAGGGCAACTACACGCCGCCCGAGGTCATTCTCGACTCCGTCAGCATGGACTTCGGCGTGCTCGATGCCGCCGACCCCAAGCTCGGGGTGACGCCGGCCAAGGGCACCGCGTACATCGCGCGCGAGGACCTCGAGGGGCTCGATCTCAAGGCGGGCGCCGTCGTGCGTGTGTACCGTCCTGACGGCAAGGGCGAGCGTCTCGAGCTGAAGATCGAGATCGGCAAGAAGCTGCGCCGCCGCATCGTGGTGCTGCATCCAGACGACCGCGCGAAGCTTGGGGTGAAGCCCACCGCGAAGACCGACGTACAGCCCGTAGAGGTCCCCCGGCTCCCGGCCGAGGAGCGGATCACCGTCGAAGATCCCTCGTCGTCGGCGCCCGGTGCGGACGCGTTCCGCTGGTTCTTCTATGCGTCGAACCCGCCGTGGAGCAACACGCGCCACTCCCTCTCCAACGTGCGCACGTTGCAGAAGGAGACGCTCATCAAGTTGCGGAACGTGTACTCCTTTTTCACCATCTACGGCAGCATCGATCGCTTCGATCCGGCGGCACCGCGGCCGGCGCTCTCCGAGAGGAGCGAGCTCGATCGGTGGATTTTGGACCTGGTCGGCTACACGACGAAGAACGTCCGCGACAAGATGGACGCCTACCAGCTCTTCGAGGCGACGAAGTACCTCGTGGAGCTCGTGGACGCGCTCTCCAACTGGTACGTGCGCCGAAGCCGCGACCGATTCTGGAAGAGTGGCTGGGACAACGACAAAGCGAGTGCTTATGCCACGCTTTACGAGTGCCTCGTGCAAACGGCAGGCTTGCTCGCGCCGTTCGTGCCCTTCGTTTCGGAGGCGATGTACCAGAACCTGGTCGTCCGCCCGGCGGTCATCCAGGGCAAAGGCGACTCGCTGCCGCCGAGCATCCACCTCACGTCGTATCCGGAGCCGCCGGCCACCTTCGACGACGAGCTGCGCTCCACCATGTACGCCGTGCGCGATGTCGTGAGCCTCGGTCTGCAGGTGCGCACGCAGGCCAAGCTCAAGGTGCGCCAGCCGCTGCGAAGCGCCAAGGTGATCGTGAGCGACGTCGGGTTGCGCAAGCGCCTCGCGCGCTACGAGGCGATGATCCGCGAGGAACTCAACGTGCTCGGCGTGGAGTTCGTCGAGGACTCCCAGGTGCGACAATACGTGACGTACAATCTGAAGCCGAACTTCCGCAGCCTCGGCCAGAAGGGGCTCGGTAAAGAGGCACAGACGCTCAAGAAAGTACTTGCTGACACGTCGGCGGAAGATGCTGCCGCCCTGCATGCACAGGTCGTGGGAACCGGCAGTGTGGTCATCTCCGGCGTGAGCTGCTGCATCGACGATCTCGAGGTCGCGTTTACCACGCACGAGGGATTTTCCGCCGCCGGCGATCGTGTGGGCGTCGTAGTCCTCGAGACGACCCTGGACGACGAACTTCGCGATCTCGGATTTTTGCGCGAGGTCCAGAGCCGCGTGCAGGCTGCCCGAAAAGATCAGGGGCTCGAATACACCGACCGCATCAAGCTGTGGCTGTCGGGTGGAGAGCGACTCGCGAAGATTATCGCGACGTACGGCGATGCGCTCGCGAAGGAAGTCTTGGCCGCCGAGGTCCAGGTCGACCAACTTGGCAAGAGCAACCGGCAGCGCGACGAGGTCGATATCGACGGCGAGACGGTCGGAATCGCCATCGAGAAAATCGGCTAG